One Paralichthys olivaceus isolate ysfri-2021 chromosome 8, ASM2471397v2, whole genome shotgun sequence genomic region harbors:
- the khsrp gene encoding far upstream element-binding protein 2, with the protein MSEYGGVPTNGVNAGMKNDAFADAVQRARQIAAKIGGDGVPSGSNNGGAESYPFTPQKRSLEEADEPDAKKVASQSERDSALSIGAQLAALSQQSVRPSTMTEECNVPDAMVGLIIGRGGEQINKIQQDSGCKVQIAHDSAGLSERTVSLTGSPDAIGRAKALIDDIVSRGHESTNGQAGSMQEMIIPAGKAGLIIGKGGETIRQLQERAGVKMILIQDGSQPPNVDKPLRIIGDPYKVQQAKEMVNEILRERDHAGFGERSEYGSRMGGGGGGGGGGGGGGIEIAVPRHSVGVVIGRNGEMIKKIQGDAGVKIQFKPDDGTGPEKIAHIMGPPDQCQHAASVITDLLQSIRAREEGGQGGPPGPGAGMPPGGRGRGRGQGNWGPPGGEMTFSIPAHKCGLVIGRGGENVKSINQQTGAFVEISRQPPPNGDPNFKLFTIRGSPQQIDHAKQLIEEKIEAPLCPVGGSPGPGGPGGPMGPYNPNPYNAGPPGGAPHGASPGGPQYCPQGWGNNYQQWQAPGPHDPNKAAADPNAAWAAYYAQYYGQQPGGAMPGQAPGAAPAAAPGDQSQGAQAPGGQPDYTKAWEEYYKKMGMTQSAGGAAAAAPAAAPAAAAAAGAGGGAAAGGQQDYSAAWAEYYRQQAAYYGQAGQAPGQAGQQQGQQAQ; encoded by the exons ATGTCTGAATACGGCGGTGTGCCGACGAACGGAGTCAATGCTGGGATGAAAAATGATGCTTTTGCTGACGCTGTACAAAGAGCCAGACAG ATTGCAGCTAAAATCGGTGGAGACGGTGTCCCCTCAGGGAGCAACAACGGAGGAGCTGAGAGTTATCCATTCACACCACAGAAACGATCCTTGGAAGAAGCAG ATGAACCAGATGCCAAGAAGGTAGCATCACAGAGTGAAAGAGATTCTGCATTGT CTATTGGAGCTCAGCTCGCTGCTCTGTCCCAACAAAG TGTCAGGCCCTCTACAATGACTGAAGAGTGCAACGTGCCTGACGCCATGGTCGGCCTCA TCATTGGTCGAGGAGGTGAACAGATCAACAAAATACAACAGGACTCTGGCTGCAAGGTCCAGATTGCTCATG ACAGTGcaggactttcagaaagaaCTGTTTCTCTGACAGGATCACCAGATGCCATAGG GAGAGCCAAGGCACTCATAGACGACATAGTGTCCAGGGGTCATGAGTCGACCAATGGGCAGGCAGGTTCGATGCAGGAGATGATCATCCCTGCCGGCAAGGCTGGCCTCATCataggcaaaggaggagagacCATCAGACAGCTACAG GAGCGAGCTGGAGTTAAAATGATACTTATTCAAGATGGATCCCAGCCACCAAATGTAGACAAACCGCTACGCATCATTGGAGACCCCTACAAAGTGCAG CAAGCAAAAGAGATGGTCAATGAGATTCTACGAGAGAGGGATCACGCTGGTTTTGGAGAGAGAAGTGAATACGGATCGAGGATGGGAGGCGGTggcggaggaggtggtggtggtggcggcggtGGCATCGAG ATAGCCGTGCCCCGCCACTCTGTGGGGGTTGTGATTGGTCGAAATGGGGAGATGATAAAGAAGATCCAGGGTGATGCTGGAGTGAAGATACAGTTTAAACCAG ATGATGGTACGGGTCCTGAAAAAATTGCCCATATTATGGGTCCACCTGATCAGTGTCAGCATGCTGCTTCAGTCATCACTGACCTGCTACAGAGCATTCGTGCCAGAGAGGAGGGTGGGCAGGGG GGCCCCCCAGGTCCTGGTGCAGGTATGCCGCCTGGTGGTCGTGGGCGGGGTAGAGGCCAGGGTAACTGGGGTCCTCCTGGTGGAGAGATGACCTTCTCTATTCCAGCTCACAAATGTGGGCTTGTCATTGGCCGAGGAGGGGAGAACGTCAAGTCCATCAACCAACAGACTGGTGCATTTGTGGAAATATCTCGTCAGCCACCGCCAAACGGTGACCCAAACTTCAAATTGTTCACCATCCGAGGATCCCCACAACAGATTGACCATGCGAAGCAGCTCATAGAAGAGAAGATAGAG GCTCCATTGTGTCCAGTGGGTGGTAGTCCTGGTCCAGGAGGCCCAGGGGGTCCGATGGGTCCCTATAACCCCAATCCATATAATGCAGGGCCTCCTGGTGGTGCTCCCCA TGGAGCTTCACCTGGTGGTCCCCAGTACTGTCCTCAGGGTTGGGGAAATAACTATCAGCAATGGCAAGCCCCAGGCCCACATGACCCCA ataAGGCAGCAGCAGACCCAAATGCAGCATGGGCAGCATACTATGCACAATATTATGGCCAGCAGCCAGGGGGTGCTATGCCAGGCCAGGCTCCAGGAGCTGCCCCTGCAGCTGCCCCGGGAGACCAGAGCCAAGGAGCACAGGCCCCAGGAGGTCAGCCAGACTACACCAAGGCTTGGGAGGAGTACTACAAGAAGATGGGCATGA CTCAgtcagctggaggagcagcggcagctgctccagctgctgccccagcagcggcagcagcggcaggtgcaggaggaggagctgcagctggaggccaGCAGGACTACAGTGCAGCCTGGGCTGAGTACTACAGACAGCAGGCTGCCTATTATGGACAGGCAGGGCAGGCACCTGGACAGGCAGGTCAACAGCAGGGACAACAG GCCCAGTAA
- the LOC109627636 gene encoding mitochondrial adenyl nucleotide antiporter SLC25A24-like isoform X2, whose protein sequence is MGARRTWFLRVHCQDGESPGPDHDREKSYAELFDQLDLNKDGHIDIFELRTGLAGRGLSRGSFERIVQTGDTNHDGVLDFEEFTQYLRTHEKQLKLMFSRLDRNNDGQVDAAEIQHCLRTIGVDISLEDATKILLRIDKDGTMTIDWNEWRDYFLFKPITNMEDVARYWKRSMMLDIGEQLTVPDEFSEEEKKSGYVWRQLMAGAMAGSVSRTGTAPLDRLKVFRQVHGSFVFTGNVLNSFQYMVKEGGLRSLWRGNGINVLKIAPETAIKFTAYEQIKNLMRGSNETRTLRIHERFVAGSLAGATAQTAIYPMEVLKTRLTLRNTGQFSGIADCAKQILQREGFTAFYKGYIPNLLSIVPYAGIDLAVYETLKFAWLNRNRGLADPGVMVLVGCGAVSSTCGQLASYPLALIRTRMQAQALEKGTPKPSMLALLQNIVTQEGVTGLYRGISPNLLKVIPAVTVSYVVYEYTRIILGVDIEGDI, encoded by the exons ATGGGAGCCCGACGGACTTGGTTCCTTCGGGTTCACTGCCAAGACGGTGAATCCCCTGGTCCAGACCATGACAGGGAGAAGAGCTATGCCGAGCTGTTTGATCAGCTGGACCTCAACAAAGATGGACACATCGACATCTTTGAGCTGCGGACAGGGCTGGCAGGCCGAGGGCTTTCCAGAGGCTCCTTTGAGAGG ATTGTCCAGACCGGGGACACCAACCATGATGGAGTACTGGACTTTGAAGAGTTCACACAGTATCTCCGCACCCATGAAAAACAGCTCAAACTCATGTTCAGCAGACTGGACAGGAATAATGATG GTCAGGTTGATGCAGCGGAGATCCAGCACTGTCTACGCACCATCGGTGTGGACATCAGTCTCGAGGACGCCACCAAGATTCTACTACG TATTGACAAGGATGGTACCATGACAATTGACTGGAATGAGTGGCGAGACTACTTCCTGTTTAAGCCCATCACTAATATGGAAGACGTGGCCCGCTACTGGAAACGTTCGATG ATGTTGGATATAGGTGAGCAGCTGACAGTCCCAGATGAATtttcagaggaagagaagaagtcTGGGTATGTGTGGCGGCAGCTGATGGCCGGAGCCATGGCTGGATCTGTATCACGAACTGGAACCGCCCCCTTGGACCGTCTCAAAGTATTTCGACAG GTCCATGGTTCCTTTGTCTTTACAGGGAACGTGCTAAACAGTTTTCAGTACATGGTGAAAGAAGGGGGACTGCGGTCGTTGTGGAGGGGCAACGGAATCAATGTTCTCAAAATTGCCCCAGAGACTGCAATCAAGTTCACAGCCTATGAGCAG ATTAAGAATTTGATGCGTGGCAGCAATGAAACAAGAACTCTGAGGATTCATGAGAGGTTTGTTGCCGGCTCTCTTGCAGGAGCTACAGCACAAACGGCCATCTACCCAATGGAG GTGCTGAAAACTCGTCTCACACTGAGAAACACGGGCCAGTTCTCAGGAATCGCAGACTGTGCCAAACAGATCCTCCAGAGGGAAGGTTTCACAGCCTTCTACAAGGGTTACATACCCAACCTGCTGAGCATTGTCCCCTACGCTGGCATTGACCTGGCTGTCTATGAG ACTCTGAAGTTTGCCTGGCTGAACAGGAACAGAGGTCTGGCCGACCCAGGGGTCATGGTGCTGGTCGGCTGCGGTGCTGTCTCCAGTACCTGTGGACAGCTAGCAAGTTACCCACTGGCTCTGATCCGCACCCGAATGCAGGCACAGG ctTTAGAGAAGGGAACCCCAAAACCCTCCATGTTGGCGTTGCTTCAAAACATTGTTACTCAGGAGGGCGTCACTGGACTTTATAGAGGAATTTCCCCCAACCTGCTGAAGGTCATTCCTGCTGTCACTGTGTCCTACGTTGTCTACGAATACACGAGGATCATCCTGGGAGTGGACATCGAGG GTGATATATAG
- the LOC109627636 gene encoding mitochondrial adenyl nucleotide antiporter SLC25A24-like isoform X1: MGARRTWFLRVHCQDGESPGPDHDREKSYAELFDQLDLNKDGHIDIFELRTGLAGRGLSRGSFERIVQTGDTNHDGVLDFEEFTQYLRTHEKQLKLMFSRLDRNNDGQVDAAEIQHCLRTIGVDISLEDATKILLRIDKDGTMTIDWNEWRDYFLFKPITNMEDVARYWKRSMMLDIGEQLTVPDEFSEEEKKSGYVWRQLMAGAMAGSVSRTGTAPLDRLKVFRQVHGSFVFTGNVLNSFQYMVKEGGLRSLWRGNGINVLKIAPETAIKFTAYEQIKNLMRGSNETRTLRIHERFVAGSLAGATAQTAIYPMEVLKTRLTLRNTGQFSGIADCAKQILQREGFTAFYKGYIPNLLSIVPYAGIDLAVYETLKFAWLNRNRGLADPGVMVLVGCGAVSSTCGQLASYPLALIRTRMQAQALEKGTPKPSMLALLQNIVTQEGVTGLYRGISPNLLKVIPAVTVSYVVYEYTRIILGVDIEGRRAGKGKG; this comes from the exons ATGGGAGCCCGACGGACTTGGTTCCTTCGGGTTCACTGCCAAGACGGTGAATCCCCTGGTCCAGACCATGACAGGGAGAAGAGCTATGCCGAGCTGTTTGATCAGCTGGACCTCAACAAAGATGGACACATCGACATCTTTGAGCTGCGGACAGGGCTGGCAGGCCGAGGGCTTTCCAGAGGCTCCTTTGAGAGG ATTGTCCAGACCGGGGACACCAACCATGATGGAGTACTGGACTTTGAAGAGTTCACACAGTATCTCCGCACCCATGAAAAACAGCTCAAACTCATGTTCAGCAGACTGGACAGGAATAATGATG GTCAGGTTGATGCAGCGGAGATCCAGCACTGTCTACGCACCATCGGTGTGGACATCAGTCTCGAGGACGCCACCAAGATTCTACTACG TATTGACAAGGATGGTACCATGACAATTGACTGGAATGAGTGGCGAGACTACTTCCTGTTTAAGCCCATCACTAATATGGAAGACGTGGCCCGCTACTGGAAACGTTCGATG ATGTTGGATATAGGTGAGCAGCTGACAGTCCCAGATGAATtttcagaggaagagaagaagtcTGGGTATGTGTGGCGGCAGCTGATGGCCGGAGCCATGGCTGGATCTGTATCACGAACTGGAACCGCCCCCTTGGACCGTCTCAAAGTATTTCGACAG GTCCATGGTTCCTTTGTCTTTACAGGGAACGTGCTAAACAGTTTTCAGTACATGGTGAAAGAAGGGGGACTGCGGTCGTTGTGGAGGGGCAACGGAATCAATGTTCTCAAAATTGCCCCAGAGACTGCAATCAAGTTCACAGCCTATGAGCAG ATTAAGAATTTGATGCGTGGCAGCAATGAAACAAGAACTCTGAGGATTCATGAGAGGTTTGTTGCCGGCTCTCTTGCAGGAGCTACAGCACAAACGGCCATCTACCCAATGGAG GTGCTGAAAACTCGTCTCACACTGAGAAACACGGGCCAGTTCTCAGGAATCGCAGACTGTGCCAAACAGATCCTCCAGAGGGAAGGTTTCACAGCCTTCTACAAGGGTTACATACCCAACCTGCTGAGCATTGTCCCCTACGCTGGCATTGACCTGGCTGTCTATGAG ACTCTGAAGTTTGCCTGGCTGAACAGGAACAGAGGTCTGGCCGACCCAGGGGTCATGGTGCTGGTCGGCTGCGGTGCTGTCTCCAGTACCTGTGGACAGCTAGCAAGTTACCCACTGGCTCTGATCCGCACCCGAATGCAGGCACAGG ctTTAGAGAAGGGAACCCCAAAACCCTCCATGTTGGCGTTGCTTCAAAACATTGTTACTCAGGAGGGCGTCACTGGACTTTATAGAGGAATTTCCCCCAACCTGCTGAAGGTCATTCCTGCTGTCACTGTGTCCTACGTTGTCTACGAATACACGAGGATCATCCTGGGAGTGGACATCGAGGGTAGGAGGGCAGGGAAGGGGAAAGGGTAG
- the LOC109627638 gene encoding regulator of G-protein signaling 5, with product MCKGLSSLPSSCLEKAKEMRVMFSHLAETHHKLKVQDGKTLQDLETLLNSKGGLQAFRGFLRSEFSEENLEFWLACQNYGVLPSNLQKTKASGIYSQFINPDAPQEVNLDSETREALLSVMDSPCADTFKKAQQTIYNLMAKDSFPRFQRSHHWVEAIKAF from the exons ATGTGTAAAGGACTCTCCTCCCTGCCCTCCTCATGCCTGGAGAA ggCAAAAGAGATGCGGGTGATGTTCAGCCATCTGGCTGAGACACACCACAAGCTAAA GGTTCAGGATGGAAAAACTCTTCAGGACCTGGAAACTCTGCTAAACAGCAAAG GAGGTCTGCAGGCGTTTCGTGGGTTCCTGCGTTCAGAGTTCAGTGAGGAGAACCTGGAGTTCTGGCTGGCGTGTCAGAACTACGGGGTTTTGCCCTCAAACTTGCAAAAGACCAAGGCCAGCGGCATCTACAGCCAGTTTATCAACCCTGATGCACCACAGGAG GTAAACCTGGACTCAGAGACCCGTGAAGCTCTGCTGAGTGTGATGGACTCTCCATGTGCTGACACGTTCAAGAAGGCACAGCAGACGATCTACAACCTGATGGCTAAAGACTCCTTCCCTCGCTTCCAGCGCTCTCACCACTGGGTAGAGGCCATTAAGGCTTTTTAA
- the c8h19orf53 gene encoding leydig cell tumor 10 kDa protein homolog isoform X1, with the protein MAQGSQKFKAQRPGGSKKPHQSKQKGPKKGGRTIAPKKTQVVQQQKLKKCLEVAIRNKIEMEVTHKASTSLHKPLSVVKGAEVKAKPGAVRPGTSSK; encoded by the exons ATGGCTCAAGGATCACAGAAGTTTAAAGCTCAGCGGCCTGGAGGCTCCAAGAAGCCTCACCAGAGCAAACAGAAAGGGCCGAAGAAAGGAG GGAGGACCATTGCACCTAAGAAGACTCAAGTGgttcagcagcagaaactgaAGAAG TGTCTTGAAGTTGCCATCAGGAACAAGATTGAGATGGAGGTGACCCACAAGGCCAGCACCTCCCTGCATAAGCCGCTGAGTGTGGTTAAAGGGGCTGAAGTTAAAGCCAAACCAGGAGCAGTCCGGCCAGGAACCAGTTCTAAATAG
- the c8h19orf53 gene encoding leydig cell tumor 10 kDa protein homolog isoform X2, with protein MALNSHVSCSLLSLLQGRTIAPKKTQVVQQQKLKKCLEVAIRNKIEMEVTHKASTSLHKPLSVVKGAEVKAKPGAVRPGTSSK; from the exons ATGGCTTTAAACTCACATGTTAGCTGCTCCCTGCTGTCGTTGCTTCAAG GGAGGACCATTGCACCTAAGAAGACTCAAGTGgttcagcagcagaaactgaAGAAG TGTCTTGAAGTTGCCATCAGGAACAAGATTGAGATGGAGGTGACCCACAAGGCCAGCACCTCCCTGCATAAGCCGCTGAGTGTGGTTAAAGGGGCTGAAGTTAAAGCCAAACCAGGAGCAGTCCGGCCAGGAACCAGTTCTAAATAG